A single Equus asinus isolate D_3611 breed Donkey chromosome 21, EquAss-T2T_v2, whole genome shotgun sequence DNA region contains:
- the ACAA1 gene encoding 3-ketoacyl-CoA thiolase, peroxisomal isoform X2, translating into MQRLQVVLGHLKGRPHSGPEPAPRAAPCWSSTRRPADEDVVVVHGRRTAIGRAGRGGFKDVKLSPAQLGDICVGNVLEPGAGAIMARIAQFLSDIPETVPLSTVNRQCSSGLQAVASIAGGIRNGSYDIGMACGVESMSLADRGNPGNITSRLVEKKKAQDCLIPMGITSENVAERFGISREKQDTFALASQQKAARAQSKGCFQAEIVPVTTTVHDDKGTERSITVAQDEGIRPNTTMESLAKLKPAFKKGGSTTAGNSSQVSDGAAAILLARRSKAEELGLPILGVLRSYAVVGVPPDIMGIGPAFAIPVALQKAGLTVNDVDIFEINEAFASQAVYCVEKLGLPPEKVNPLGGAVALGHPLGCTGARQVITLLNELKRRGKRAYGVVSMCIGTGMGAAAVFEYPGN; encoded by the exons ATGCAGAGGTTGCAGGTGGTGCTGGGCCACCTGAAGGGCAGGCCCCATTCCGGCCCGGAGCCGGCGCCGCGGGCCGCGCCATGTTGGAGCAGCACTCGGCGGCCGGCGGACGAGGACGTGGTGGTGGTACACGGGCGGCGTACGGCCATTGGCCGAGCGGGCCGCGGCGGCTTCAAG GACGTCAAGCTGAGCCCGGCGCAGCTGGGGGATATCTGCGTGG GAAATGTGCTTGAGCCGGGGGCTGGGGCAATCATGGCCCGAATCGCCCAGTTTCTGAG TGACATCCCAGAGACTGTGCCTTTGTCCACTGTCAATAGACAGTGTTCGTCGGGGCTCCAGGCAGTAGCCAGCATAGCTG GTGGCATCAGAAATGGGTCTTATGACATTGGCATGGCTTGTGG ggTGGAGTCCATGTCCCTGGCTGACAGAGGGAACCCTGGAAATATCACTTCACGCTTGGTGGAGAAGAAGAAGGCCCAAGATTGCCTGATTCCAATGGG GATAACCTCAGAGAACGTGGCTGAGAGGTTTGGCATTTCACGGGAGAAGCAAGATACCTTTGCACTGGCTTCCCAGCAAAA GGCAGCCAGAGCCCAGAGCAAGGGCTGTTTCCAAGCTGAGATTGTGCCTGTGACCACCACGGTCCACGACGACAAGGGCACTGAGAGGAGCATCACCGTGGCGCAGGATGAGGGTATCCGCCCCAACACTACCATGGAGAGTCTGGCCAAACTGAAGCCTGCCTTCAAGAAGGGTGGCTCTACCACAGCTG GAAACTCTAGCCAGGTGAGTGATGGGGCAGCTGCCATCCTGCTGGCCCGGAGATCCAAGGCAGAAGAGTTGGGCCTTCCCATCCTTGGGGTCCTGAGGTCCTATGCAGTGGTTGGGGTCCCGCCTGACATCATGGGCATTGGACCTGCCTTTGCCATCCCTGTAGCTTTGCAAAAAGCAG GGCTCACGGTAAAtgacgtggacatctttgagaTCAATGAGGCCTTTGCAAGCCAG gcCGTCTACTGTGTGGAGAAGCTAGGACTCCCCCCTGAGAAAGTGAACCCTCTGGGGGGTGCAGTGGCCTTGGGCCACCCACTTGGCTGCACGGGGGCTCGACAGGTCATCACGCTGCTCAACGAGCTGAAGCGCCGTGGGAAGAG GGCATATGGGGTGGTGTCCATGTGCATTGGGACTGGAATGGGAGCTGCTGCTGTCTTCGAATAccctggaaactga
- the MYD88 gene encoding myeloid differentiation primary response protein MyD88 isoform X3 has product MAAGGPGVGSAPHIPSASSLPLAALNVRVRRRLSLFLNVRTQVAADWTALAEEMDFEYLEIRQLETHTDPTGSLLDDWQGRPGASVGRLLELLAKLGRDDVLVELGPSIEEDCQKYILKQQQQESEKPLQVAAVDSSVPRTAELAGITTLDDPLGQMPERFDAFICYCPSDIQFVQEMIRQLEQTNYRLKLCVSDRDVLPGTCVWSIASAAGSWWLSPMITCKARNVTSRLSLHSASLQVPIRND; this is encoded by the exons ATGGCTGCAGGAGGCCCCGGCGTGGGGTCCGCACCCCACATTCCCTCCGCGTCCTCCCTGCCGCTGGCTGCGCTCAACGTGCGAGTGCGGCGCCGCCTGTCGCTCTTCTTGAACGTGCGGACGCAGGTGGCGGCTGACTGGACGGCGCTGGCCGAGGAGATGGACTTCGAGTACTTGGAGATCCGGCAGCTGGAGACGCACACCGACCCCACGGGCAGCCTGCTGGACGACTGGCAGGGACGCCCTGGCGCTTCCGTGGGCCGCCTGCTCGAGCTGCTCGCCAAGCTGGGCCGCGACGACGTGCTGGTGGAACTGGGGCCCAGCATTG AAGAGGACTGCCAAAAGTATATcctgaagcagcagcagcaggagtcTGAGAAGCCCTTACAGGTGGCTGCGGTAGACAGTAGTGTCCCACGGACGGCAGAGCTGGCAGGCATCACCACGCTCGATGACCCCCTGG GGCAAATGCCTGAGCGTTTTGATGCCTTCATCTGCTACTGCCCCAGCGACATCCAGTTTGTGCAGGAGATGATCCGGCAGCTGGAGCAGACAAACTATCGACTGAAGTTGTGTGTGTCTGACCGCGATGTCCTGCCTGGCACCTGTGTCTGGTCCATCGCCA GTGCCGCAGGATCGTGGTGGTTGTCTCCGATGATTACTTGCAAAGCAAGGAATGTGACTTCCAGACTAAGTTTGCACTCAGCCTCTCTCCAG GTGCCCATCAGAAACGACTGA
- the MYD88 gene encoding myeloid differentiation primary response protein MyD88 isoform X1, with product MAAGGPGVGSAPHIPSASSLPLAALNVRVRRRLSLFLNVRTQVAADWTALAEEMDFEYLEIRQLETHTDPTGSLLDDWQGRPGASVGRLLELLAKLGRDDVLVELGPSIEEDCQKYILKQQQQESEKPLQVAAVDSSVPRTAELAGITTLDDPLGQMPERFDAFICYCPSDIQFVQEMIRQLEQTNYRLKLCVSDRDVLPGTCVWSIASELIEKRCRRIVVVVSDDYLQSKECDFQTKFALSLSPGAHQKRLIPIKYKAMKKEFPSILRFITVCDYTNPCTKSWFWTRLAKALSLP from the exons ATGGCTGCAGGAGGCCCCGGCGTGGGGTCCGCACCCCACATTCCCTCCGCGTCCTCCCTGCCGCTGGCTGCGCTCAACGTGCGAGTGCGGCGCCGCCTGTCGCTCTTCTTGAACGTGCGGACGCAGGTGGCGGCTGACTGGACGGCGCTGGCCGAGGAGATGGACTTCGAGTACTTGGAGATCCGGCAGCTGGAGACGCACACCGACCCCACGGGCAGCCTGCTGGACGACTGGCAGGGACGCCCTGGCGCTTCCGTGGGCCGCCTGCTCGAGCTGCTCGCCAAGCTGGGCCGCGACGACGTGCTGGTGGAACTGGGGCCCAGCATTG AAGAGGACTGCCAAAAGTATATcctgaagcagcagcagcaggagtcTGAGAAGCCCTTACAGGTGGCTGCGGTAGACAGTAGTGTCCCACGGACGGCAGAGCTGGCAGGCATCACCACGCTCGATGACCCCCTGG GGCAAATGCCTGAGCGTTTTGATGCCTTCATCTGCTACTGCCCCAGCGACATCCAGTTTGTGCAGGAGATGATCCGGCAGCTGGAGCAGACAAACTATCGACTGAAGTTGTGTGTGTCTGACCGCGATGTCCTGCCTGGCACCTGTGTCTGGTCCATCGCCAGTGAACTCATTGAGAAGAG GTGCCGCAGGATCGTGGTGGTTGTCTCCGATGATTACTTGCAAAGCAAGGAATGTGACTTCCAGACTAAGTTTGCACTCAGCCTCTCTCCAG GTGCCCATCAGAAACGACTGATCCCCATCAAGTACAAGGCAATGAAGAAAGAGTTCCCCAGCATCCTACGGTTCATCACTGTCTGTGACTACACCAACCCTTGCACCAAGTCCTGGTTCTGGACTCGCCTCGCCAAGGCTCTGTCCCTGCCCTGA
- the ACAA1 gene encoding 3-ketoacyl-CoA thiolase, peroxisomal isoform X3, producing MLEQHSAAGGRGRGGGTRAAYGHWPSGPRRLQGNVLEPGAGAIMARIAQFLSDIPETVPLSTVNRQCSSGLQAVASIAGGIRNGSYDIGMACGVESMSLADRGNPGNITSRLVEKKKAQDCLIPMGITSENVAERFGISREKQDTFALASQQKAARAQSKGCFQAEIVPVTTTVHDDKGTERSITVAQDEGIRPNTTMESLAKLKPAFKKGGSTTAGNSSQVSDGAAAILLARRSKAEELGLPILGVLRSYAVVGVPPDIMGIGPAFAIPVALQKAGLTVNDVDIFEINEAFASQAVYCVEKLGLPPEKVNPLGGAVALGHPLGCTGARQVITLLNELKRRGKRAYGVVSMCIGTGMGAAAVFEYPGN from the exons ATGTTGGAGCAGCACTCGGCGGCCGGCGGACGAGGACGTGGTGGTGGTACACGGGCGGCGTACGGCCATTGGCCGAGCGGGCCGCGGCGGCTTCAAG GAAATGTGCTTGAGCCGGGGGCTGGGGCAATCATGGCCCGAATCGCCCAGTTTCTGAG TGACATCCCAGAGACTGTGCCTTTGTCCACTGTCAATAGACAGTGTTCGTCGGGGCTCCAGGCAGTAGCCAGCATAGCTG GTGGCATCAGAAATGGGTCTTATGACATTGGCATGGCTTGTGG ggTGGAGTCCATGTCCCTGGCTGACAGAGGGAACCCTGGAAATATCACTTCACGCTTGGTGGAGAAGAAGAAGGCCCAAGATTGCCTGATTCCAATGGG GATAACCTCAGAGAACGTGGCTGAGAGGTTTGGCATTTCACGGGAGAAGCAAGATACCTTTGCACTGGCTTCCCAGCAAAA GGCAGCCAGAGCCCAGAGCAAGGGCTGTTTCCAAGCTGAGATTGTGCCTGTGACCACCACGGTCCACGACGACAAGGGCACTGAGAGGAGCATCACCGTGGCGCAGGATGAGGGTATCCGCCCCAACACTACCATGGAGAGTCTGGCCAAACTGAAGCCTGCCTTCAAGAAGGGTGGCTCTACCACAGCTG GAAACTCTAGCCAGGTGAGTGATGGGGCAGCTGCCATCCTGCTGGCCCGGAGATCCAAGGCAGAAGAGTTGGGCCTTCCCATCCTTGGGGTCCTGAGGTCCTATGCAGTGGTTGGGGTCCCGCCTGACATCATGGGCATTGGACCTGCCTTTGCCATCCCTGTAGCTTTGCAAAAAGCAG GGCTCACGGTAAAtgacgtggacatctttgagaTCAATGAGGCCTTTGCAAGCCAG gcCGTCTACTGTGTGGAGAAGCTAGGACTCCCCCCTGAGAAAGTGAACCCTCTGGGGGGTGCAGTGGCCTTGGGCCACCCACTTGGCTGCACGGGGGCTCGACAGGTCATCACGCTGCTCAACGAGCTGAAGCGCCGTGGGAAGAG GGCATATGGGGTGGTGTCCATGTGCATTGGGACTGGAATGGGAGCTGCTGCTGTCTTCGAATAccctggaaactga
- the ACAA1 gene encoding 3-ketoacyl-CoA thiolase, peroxisomal isoform X1 — protein MQRLQVVLGHLKGRPHSGPEPAPRAAPCWSSTRRPADEDVVVVHGRRTAIGRAGRGGFKDTTPDELLSAVMTAVLQDVKLSPAQLGDICVGNVLEPGAGAIMARIAQFLSDIPETVPLSTVNRQCSSGLQAVASIAGGIRNGSYDIGMACGVESMSLADRGNPGNITSRLVEKKKAQDCLIPMGITSENVAERFGISREKQDTFALASQQKAARAQSKGCFQAEIVPVTTTVHDDKGTERSITVAQDEGIRPNTTMESLAKLKPAFKKGGSTTAGNSSQVSDGAAAILLARRSKAEELGLPILGVLRSYAVVGVPPDIMGIGPAFAIPVALQKAGLTVNDVDIFEINEAFASQAVYCVEKLGLPPEKVNPLGGAVALGHPLGCTGARQVITLLNELKRRGKRAYGVVSMCIGTGMGAAAVFEYPGN, from the exons ATGCAGAGGTTGCAGGTGGTGCTGGGCCACCTGAAGGGCAGGCCCCATTCCGGCCCGGAGCCGGCGCCGCGGGCCGCGCCATGTTGGAGCAGCACTCGGCGGCCGGCGGACGAGGACGTGGTGGTGGTACACGGGCGGCGTACGGCCATTGGCCGAGCGGGCCGCGGCGGCTTCAAG GACACCACCCCTGACGAACTTCTCTCGGCCGTCATGACTGCGGTTCTCCAGGACGTCAAGCTGAGCCCGGCGCAGCTGGGGGATATCTGCGTGG GAAATGTGCTTGAGCCGGGGGCTGGGGCAATCATGGCCCGAATCGCCCAGTTTCTGAG TGACATCCCAGAGACTGTGCCTTTGTCCACTGTCAATAGACAGTGTTCGTCGGGGCTCCAGGCAGTAGCCAGCATAGCTG GTGGCATCAGAAATGGGTCTTATGACATTGGCATGGCTTGTGG ggTGGAGTCCATGTCCCTGGCTGACAGAGGGAACCCTGGAAATATCACTTCACGCTTGGTGGAGAAGAAGAAGGCCCAAGATTGCCTGATTCCAATGGG GATAACCTCAGAGAACGTGGCTGAGAGGTTTGGCATTTCACGGGAGAAGCAAGATACCTTTGCACTGGCTTCCCAGCAAAA GGCAGCCAGAGCCCAGAGCAAGGGCTGTTTCCAAGCTGAGATTGTGCCTGTGACCACCACGGTCCACGACGACAAGGGCACTGAGAGGAGCATCACCGTGGCGCAGGATGAGGGTATCCGCCCCAACACTACCATGGAGAGTCTGGCCAAACTGAAGCCTGCCTTCAAGAAGGGTGGCTCTACCACAGCTG GAAACTCTAGCCAGGTGAGTGATGGGGCAGCTGCCATCCTGCTGGCCCGGAGATCCAAGGCAGAAGAGTTGGGCCTTCCCATCCTTGGGGTCCTGAGGTCCTATGCAGTGGTTGGGGTCCCGCCTGACATCATGGGCATTGGACCTGCCTTTGCCATCCCTGTAGCTTTGCAAAAAGCAG GGCTCACGGTAAAtgacgtggacatctttgagaTCAATGAGGCCTTTGCAAGCCAG gcCGTCTACTGTGTGGAGAAGCTAGGACTCCCCCCTGAGAAAGTGAACCCTCTGGGGGGTGCAGTGGCCTTGGGCCACCCACTTGGCTGCACGGGGGCTCGACAGGTCATCACGCTGCTCAACGAGCTGAAGCGCCGTGGGAAGAG GGCATATGGGGTGGTGTCCATGTGCATTGGGACTGGAATGGGAGCTGCTGCTGTCTTCGAATAccctggaaactga
- the MYD88 gene encoding myeloid differentiation primary response protein MyD88 isoform X2 yields MAAGGPGVGSAPHIPSASSLPLAALNVRVRRRLSLFLNVRTQVAADWTALAEEMDFEYLEIRQLETHTDPTGSLLDDWQGRPGASVGRLLELLAKLGRDDVLVELGPSIEDCQKYILKQQQQESEKPLQVAAVDSSVPRTAELAGITTLDDPLGQMPERFDAFICYCPSDIQFVQEMIRQLEQTNYRLKLCVSDRDVLPGTCVWSIASELIEKRCRRIVVVVSDDYLQSKECDFQTKFALSLSPGAHQKRLIPIKYKAMKKEFPSILRFITVCDYTNPCTKSWFWTRLAKALSLP; encoded by the exons ATGGCTGCAGGAGGCCCCGGCGTGGGGTCCGCACCCCACATTCCCTCCGCGTCCTCCCTGCCGCTGGCTGCGCTCAACGTGCGAGTGCGGCGCCGCCTGTCGCTCTTCTTGAACGTGCGGACGCAGGTGGCGGCTGACTGGACGGCGCTGGCCGAGGAGATGGACTTCGAGTACTTGGAGATCCGGCAGCTGGAGACGCACACCGACCCCACGGGCAGCCTGCTGGACGACTGGCAGGGACGCCCTGGCGCTTCCGTGGGCCGCCTGCTCGAGCTGCTCGCCAAGCTGGGCCGCGACGACGTGCTGGTGGAACTGGGGCCCAGCATTG AGGACTGCCAAAAGTATATcctgaagcagcagcagcaggagtcTGAGAAGCCCTTACAGGTGGCTGCGGTAGACAGTAGTGTCCCACGGACGGCAGAGCTGGCAGGCATCACCACGCTCGATGACCCCCTGG GGCAAATGCCTGAGCGTTTTGATGCCTTCATCTGCTACTGCCCCAGCGACATCCAGTTTGTGCAGGAGATGATCCGGCAGCTGGAGCAGACAAACTATCGACTGAAGTTGTGTGTGTCTGACCGCGATGTCCTGCCTGGCACCTGTGTCTGGTCCATCGCCAGTGAACTCATTGAGAAGAG GTGCCGCAGGATCGTGGTGGTTGTCTCCGATGATTACTTGCAAAGCAAGGAATGTGACTTCCAGACTAAGTTTGCACTCAGCCTCTCTCCAG GTGCCCATCAGAAACGACTGATCCCCATCAAGTACAAGGCAATGAAGAAAGAGTTCCCCAGCATCCTACGGTTCATCACTGTCTGTGACTACACCAACCCTTGCACCAAGTCCTGGTTCTGGACTCGCCTCGCCAAGGCTCTGTCCCTGCCCTGA
- the ACAA1 gene encoding 3-ketoacyl-CoA thiolase, peroxisomal isoform X4 encodes MLEQHSAAGGRGRGGGTRAAYGHWPSGPRRLQGRQAEPGAAGGYLRGDIPETVPLSTVNRQCSSGLQAVASIAGGIRNGSYDIGMACGVESMSLADRGNPGNITSRLVEKKKAQDCLIPMGITSENVAERFGISREKQDTFALASQQKAARAQSKGCFQAEIVPVTTTVHDDKGTERSITVAQDEGIRPNTTMESLAKLKPAFKKGGSTTAGNSSQVSDGAAAILLARRSKAEELGLPILGVLRSYAVVGVPPDIMGIGPAFAIPVALQKAGLTVNDVDIFEINEAFASQAVYCVEKLGLPPEKVNPLGGAVALGHPLGCTGARQVITLLNELKRRGKRAYGVVSMCIGTGMGAAAVFEYPGN; translated from the exons ATGTTGGAGCAGCACTCGGCGGCCGGCGGACGAGGACGTGGTGGTGGTACACGGGCGGCGTACGGCCATTGGCCGAGCGGGCCGCGGCGGCTTCAAG GACGTCAAGCTGAGCCCGGCGCAGCTGGGGGATATCTGCGTGG TGACATCCCAGAGACTGTGCCTTTGTCCACTGTCAATAGACAGTGTTCGTCGGGGCTCCAGGCAGTAGCCAGCATAGCTG GTGGCATCAGAAATGGGTCTTATGACATTGGCATGGCTTGTGG ggTGGAGTCCATGTCCCTGGCTGACAGAGGGAACCCTGGAAATATCACTTCACGCTTGGTGGAGAAGAAGAAGGCCCAAGATTGCCTGATTCCAATGGG GATAACCTCAGAGAACGTGGCTGAGAGGTTTGGCATTTCACGGGAGAAGCAAGATACCTTTGCACTGGCTTCCCAGCAAAA GGCAGCCAGAGCCCAGAGCAAGGGCTGTTTCCAAGCTGAGATTGTGCCTGTGACCACCACGGTCCACGACGACAAGGGCACTGAGAGGAGCATCACCGTGGCGCAGGATGAGGGTATCCGCCCCAACACTACCATGGAGAGTCTGGCCAAACTGAAGCCTGCCTTCAAGAAGGGTGGCTCTACCACAGCTG GAAACTCTAGCCAGGTGAGTGATGGGGCAGCTGCCATCCTGCTGGCCCGGAGATCCAAGGCAGAAGAGTTGGGCCTTCCCATCCTTGGGGTCCTGAGGTCCTATGCAGTGGTTGGGGTCCCGCCTGACATCATGGGCATTGGACCTGCCTTTGCCATCCCTGTAGCTTTGCAAAAAGCAG GGCTCACGGTAAAtgacgtggacatctttgagaTCAATGAGGCCTTTGCAAGCCAG gcCGTCTACTGTGTGGAGAAGCTAGGACTCCCCCCTGAGAAAGTGAACCCTCTGGGGGGTGCAGTGGCCTTGGGCCACCCACTTGGCTGCACGGGGGCTCGACAGGTCATCACGCTGCTCAACGAGCTGAAGCGCCGTGGGAAGAG GGCATATGGGGTGGTGTCCATGTGCATTGGGACTGGAATGGGAGCTGCTGCTGTCTTCGAATAccctggaaactga